A window of the Pseudoalteromonas sp. A25 genome harbors these coding sequences:
- the mutS gene encoding DNA mismatch repair protein MutS: MSIDLYSEHTIKQQTPMMQQYLRIKAEHQDILLFYRMGDFYELFFDDAIRAAQLLDISQTHRGKASGDPIPMAGVPYHAVENYLARLVQMGESVAICEQVGDPATSKGPVERKVVRIVTPGTVTDEALLQERQDNLLAALWQDKQHQYGVAYLDINSGQFCIVELKTDEALSSTLQRLQPAELLYPESFKNLHLIEQFKGARRRPDWEFDLDTAKHLLCQQFETKDLIGFGVEQAATALVAAGCVMQYVKDTQRTALPHIRAITLEKNEHAVILDAATRKNLELTLNLSGSIDNTLAQILDRSATPMGSRLLKRRIHTPIRNRNELNARLNAISSLIETQLCLDTYEALKQIGDIERVVARLALCNARPRDLTRLRSALQALAPLHALLAESDDARIKQICVQSPTLPKLQDLLERAIIDNPPILIRDGGVIATGYNAELDEWRSLSQGATDILEKLELRERERTGISTLKIGYNKVHGFYIEISRANSHLVPADYIRRQTLKNNERYIIPELKEHEDKVLGSQSKALALEKQLYEQLFEFIAPYLEQLQLMAAALADLDVLNTLAERAQTLDYCKPVLSDSDEIHIEAGRHPVVEQVSKDPFIANPVHLNNARKMLIITGPNMGGKSTYMRQTALIVLMAHIGSFVPASAANIGNVDRIFTRIGASDDLASGRSTFMVEMTETATILNNATKQSLVLMDEIGRGTSTYDGLSLAYATADYLARQLEAKTLFATHYFELTELAEQQSGLVNVHLDAVEHNDTIAFKHTVMEGAASKSFGLQVAGLAGVPKPVLKLAKQKLVQLENHQSVVEPIAPAQHALPLTEPVLSAVEQALQDIEPDDLSPREAHALLYKLKQQLN, from the coding sequence ATGTCGATAGATTTATATTCAGAACATACTATAAAACAACAAACCCCTATGATGCAGCAATATCTTAGGATTAAAGCTGAGCATCAAGATATTTTATTGTTCTATCGCATGGGTGATTTTTACGAACTGTTCTTCGATGATGCTATCCGTGCGGCTCAATTGCTAGATATTTCACAAACCCATCGTGGCAAGGCATCAGGCGATCCCATTCCCATGGCCGGCGTGCCTTACCATGCTGTAGAAAATTATCTAGCGCGTTTAGTGCAAATGGGTGAATCTGTAGCGATTTGTGAGCAGGTGGGCGATCCTGCCACCAGCAAAGGGCCTGTTGAGCGTAAAGTAGTAAGAATAGTTACACCAGGAACTGTTACAGACGAAGCGTTGCTACAAGAGCGTCAAGACAATTTACTCGCTGCATTATGGCAAGATAAACAGCATCAATATGGTGTTGCGTACCTTGATATTAACTCTGGTCAATTTTGTATTGTTGAGCTTAAGACCGATGAAGCACTCAGTTCAACTCTACAACGCTTGCAGCCTGCAGAGTTACTCTATCCTGAGTCATTTAAAAACCTACACCTCATTGAGCAGTTTAAAGGCGCACGAAGACGCCCCGATTGGGAGTTTGATTTAGATACAGCCAAACATCTCTTATGCCAGCAATTTGAGACAAAAGATCTTATTGGTTTTGGGGTAGAACAAGCAGCTACCGCGTTAGTGGCTGCCGGTTGTGTTATGCAGTATGTAAAAGATACCCAACGTACCGCACTGCCTCATATTCGCGCTATCACCTTAGAGAAAAACGAACATGCGGTGATCTTAGATGCAGCAACGCGCAAGAACCTCGAATTAACCCTTAATCTCTCAGGTAGCATTGACAACACATTAGCACAGATCTTAGATAGATCAGCGACTCCTATGGGATCACGCCTACTTAAACGTCGGATCCATACTCCAATTCGAAATCGCAATGAGTTGAATGCCAGACTTAATGCAATCTCAAGCTTAATAGAAACTCAATTATGCCTTGATACCTATGAGGCCCTAAAACAAATTGGTGATATTGAACGTGTCGTAGCAAGGCTTGCACTATGTAATGCACGGCCAAGAGACTTAACCCGTTTAAGATCGGCTTTACAAGCACTGGCACCACTGCACGCGTTATTGGCAGAAAGTGATGATGCTCGCATCAAACAGATCTGTGTACAATCTCCTACGTTACCAAAGCTACAAGATCTACTTGAACGCGCCATTATCGACAACCCTCCGATTTTGATCCGTGATGGTGGCGTGATAGCCACAGGCTATAACGCCGAGCTTGATGAATGGCGTTCACTCAGCCAAGGTGCTACGGATATTTTAGAGAAACTCGAACTAAGAGAACGAGAAAGAACAGGGATCAGTACACTCAAAATTGGCTATAACAAGGTACATGGGTTTTATATTGAAATTAGCCGCGCAAACTCACACCTAGTACCTGCTGATTATATTCGCCGTCAAACGTTAAAAAATAACGAACGCTACATCATTCCAGAGCTCAAAGAGCATGAAGATAAAGTGCTCGGTAGCCAAAGCAAGGCATTGGCACTTGAAAAGCAACTCTATGAGCAATTGTTTGAATTCATCGCGCCTTATCTAGAGCAACTACAATTAATGGCCGCAGCTTTAGCCGATTTAGATGTGCTCAACACGCTCGCTGAGCGCGCACAAACTCTTGACTACTGTAAGCCTGTTTTAAGCGATAGCGATGAAATACATATCGAAGCTGGACGCCACCCTGTCGTAGAGCAAGTCAGTAAAGACCCATTTATCGCCAATCCAGTGCATCTTAATAATGCACGTAAGATGCTGATCATTACAGGCCCAAACATGGGTGGTAAATCAACCTATATGCGCCAAACAGCTCTGATTGTACTGATGGCACACATTGGTAGCTTTGTGCCAGCAAGCGCTGCAAATATTGGCAACGTAGACAGAATATTCACCCGTATCGGTGCCAGCGATGATTTGGCATCTGGCCGCTCTACATTTATGGTTGAGATGACAGAAACAGCTACCATTTTGAACAATGCCACCAAACAGTCTTTAGTACTGATGGATGAAATTGGCCGAGGTACCAGCACCTATGATGGTTTATCTTTGGCATATGCCACTGCCGACTATTTAGCTCGACAATTAGAAGCAAAAACACTCTTTGCAACTCATTATTTTGAGCTGACAGAGCTTGCTGAGCAGCAATCAGGGTTGGTGAACGTGCATTTAGATGCGGTCGAGCACAACGACACCATTGCCTTTAAACATACCGTGATGGAAGGGGCTGCAAGTAAGAGCTTTGGCTTACAGGTCGCGGGCCTCGCCGGGGTGCCAAAACCAGTTTTAAAACTTGCCAAGCAAAAGCTAGTGCAATTAGAGAATCACCAGAGTGTTGTTGAACCTATTGCACCTGCTCAACATGCTTTACCACTCACAGAGCCTGTGTTATCTGCTGTTGAGCAAGCACTTCAAGACATTGAACCTGATGACTTAAGCCCAAGAGAAGCGCATGCCCTATTATACAAACTGAAACAGCAACTGAATTAA
- the rpoS gene encoding RNA polymerase sigma factor RpoS yields the protein MAQTANVKTKKTDDFEDKLDELDSSKAELLEEIDDDDDIFAKDETVKNLDATQLYLGEIGFSPLLSAEEEVYFARKALKGCEASRKRMIESNLRLVVKISRRYNNRGLALLDLIEEGNLGLIRAVEKFDPERGFRFSTYATWWIRQTIERAIMNQTRTIRLPIHVVKELNVYLRTARELTQKLDHEPTAEEIAECLDRPVEDVTKMLRLNEKITSVDTPIGGENDKALLDIIADEKGHGPESEVQSNDINNHIVDWLGELNPKQREVLARRFGLLGYEPSTLEDVGREIGLTRERVRQIQVEALRRLKDILQHEGLSTESLFEQL from the coding sequence ATGGCTCAAACAGCAAATGTTAAAACCAAAAAAACGGACGATTTTGAAGATAAGCTCGACGAGCTAGATAGCTCAAAGGCCGAATTATTGGAAGAAATTGACGACGATGACGACATCTTCGCCAAAGATGAGACTGTAAAAAATTTAGATGCAACCCAGTTGTATCTCGGTGAGATTGGCTTTTCACCTTTGCTTAGCGCTGAAGAAGAAGTGTACTTCGCTCGTAAGGCGCTTAAAGGCTGCGAGGCATCCCGTAAGCGGATGATTGAAAGTAATTTACGCTTAGTGGTTAAAATTTCCCGTCGCTATAATAACCGAGGCTTAGCGCTACTTGATTTAATCGAAGAAGGTAATCTTGGTTTGATCAGGGCAGTTGAAAAGTTTGACCCTGAACGTGGTTTTCGATTTTCGACTTATGCCACTTGGTGGATCCGTCAAACCATCGAACGTGCAATAATGAATCAAACTCGCACTATTCGTTTGCCGATACATGTCGTTAAAGAGTTAAATGTTTACTTACGTACCGCAAGAGAATTAACGCAAAAGCTCGATCATGAACCAACGGCTGAAGAAATAGCAGAGTGTCTTGACCGCCCAGTTGAAGATGTAACAAAAATGCTGCGTTTGAATGAGAAAATAACGTCAGTTGATACCCCAATTGGGGGAGAGAACGATAAAGCATTGCTGGATATTATTGCCGATGAGAAAGGCCATGGACCAGAGAGCGAAGTGCAAAGCAATGATATTAATAACCATATTGTAGATTGGCTAGGTGAGTTAAACCCTAAACAACGAGAGGTATTAGCAAGGCGGTTTGGTTTATTAGGGTATGAGCCATCAACGCTTGAAGATGTGGGCAGAGAAATCGGTTTAACGCGTGAGCGAGTACGTCAAATTCAAGTAGAAGCTTTAAGACGCCTAAAAGATATTTTACAACATGAAGGTTTAAGTACCGAAAGCTTATTTGAGCAACTATAA
- a CDS encoding peptidoglycan DD-metalloendopeptidase family protein, whose product MLKTYLLMMAIACMLLSGCSSRSTPAPVTSLKTGKSSSTQKIHIKNNRYKVQKGDTLFAIAFSANKDVRTVAQINGIKPPYVIFPGQLIYVEYPQNKNKKRKKYTNTRNKSSLNKQKNNKVAKKELDQPKQREYVQKHSSKNDNASKALFSNKVRWHWPAVGKVTKHFSSKENGYKGLQITNVEGAPVKAAADGVVVYAGSALRGYGNLIILKHNDDYLSAYAHNSKLQVTEQQKVKVGQKIAEMGSTDASKTALRFEIRFRGQAVNPVKYLPSK is encoded by the coding sequence ATGCTTAAAACATACCTGCTGATGATGGCAATTGCCTGTATGTTGTTAAGTGGTTGTAGTAGTCGCAGTACGCCCGCCCCAGTAACAAGCCTAAAGACTGGTAAGTCCAGTTCAACACAAAAAATTCACATTAAAAATAATCGTTATAAAGTGCAAAAAGGTGACACGTTATTTGCCATTGCTTTCAGTGCAAATAAAGATGTGAGAACTGTGGCGCAGATTAACGGTATTAAGCCGCCCTATGTAATTTTTCCTGGTCAATTGATTTATGTTGAGTATCCACAAAATAAAAACAAAAAGCGCAAAAAGTACACAAACACGCGAAATAAGTCCAGCTTAAATAAACAAAAAAATAACAAAGTTGCGAAAAAAGAGCTTGATCAGCCAAAACAACGAGAGTATGTTCAAAAACATAGCAGTAAAAATGACAACGCATCTAAGGCTTTGTTTTCTAATAAGGTACGTTGGCATTGGCCTGCGGTTGGTAAGGTAACAAAGCACTTTTCGAGTAAAGAAAATGGCTATAAAGGACTTCAAATCACCAACGTTGAAGGAGCCCCTGTAAAGGCTGCTGCTGACGGAGTGGTTGTTTATGCCGGTAGTGCACTAAGAGGTTACGGTAATTTAATCATATTGAAACACAACGATGATTACCTAAGTGCATATGCGCATAACTCGAAGTTACAGGTTACTGAGCAACAAAAAGTTAAAGTTGGGCAAAAAATTGCCGAAATGGGTAGTACAGATGCTTCTAAAACTGCATTGCGGTTTGAGATCCGTTTTAGAGGGCAAGCTGTTAATCCGGTTAAATATTTGCCAAGTAAGTAG
- a CDS encoding protein-L-isoaspartate(D-aspartate) O-methyltransferase yields the protein MLSSYKRSANALVQLLKEQGVEDQLVLKVIAQTPRHMFVDDVLKHKSYENTALPIGQGQTISQPYIVAKMTEVLLQVGVTGKVLEIGTGSGYQTAILAQLFAEVCSVERIKALQWQAKRRLHLLDLYNVTMKHGDGWQGWQSKAPFSGIIVTAAAKEVPQPLLEQLEDQGALIVPLGEQEQQLTLFVRKGERFIEHRLAPVRFVPLVAGDII from the coding sequence GTGTTAAGTAGCTATAAACGCAGCGCCAATGCGTTGGTTCAATTGCTCAAAGAGCAAGGCGTGGAAGATCAACTGGTTTTAAAGGTGATAGCCCAGACACCACGACATATGTTTGTTGACGATGTGCTTAAACATAAGTCTTATGAGAATACGGCCTTACCCATAGGGCAGGGACAGACAATTTCACAGCCCTATATCGTCGCTAAAATGACGGAGGTGCTACTGCAAGTGGGTGTAACCGGTAAAGTGTTAGAGATTGGCACGGGCTCTGGTTATCAAACGGCTATTTTGGCTCAACTATTTGCAGAAGTATGCAGTGTTGAGCGTATTAAAGCGTTGCAGTGGCAAGCAAAACGTCGATTGCATTTGCTTGATTTATACAATGTAACCATGAAACACGGTGATGGCTGGCAAGGTTGGCAATCTAAAGCGCCTTTTTCTGGGATCATTGTTACAGCGGCTGCCAAGGAAGTACCCCAACCTTTGTTAGAGCAGCTTGAAGATCAGGGGGCACTGATCGTACCTTTAGGGGAGCAAGAGCAACAACTAACGTTGTTTGTTCGCAAAGGAGAGCGCTTTATTGAACACCGTTTAGCGCCAGTGCGATTTGTACCTTTGGTTGCTGGTGATATTATTTAA
- the surE gene encoding 5'/3'-nucleotidase SurE yields MRILLSNDDGVHAKGIEVLYKALKQIADVTVVAPDRNCSGASNSLTLLNPLRATVLDNGFISVNGTPTDCVHLGVNQLMDDLPDLVVAGINNGANLGDDTLYSGTVAAASEGRHLGLPAIAVSLSSKQENHYETAAQVTLDIIKQLRSHPLPKDQIININVPNVPLTELKGIKVCRLGARHKAETMTKQQDPWGRDIFWYGNLGSESDAGEGTDFHAINHGYAAITPLKVDMTAHESLTAMSDWLAEAD; encoded by the coding sequence ATGAGGATCTTGCTTAGTAATGATGACGGCGTACATGCTAAAGGCATTGAGGTTTTATATAAAGCGCTCAAACAAATTGCAGACGTCACCGTTGTAGCCCCGGATAGAAATTGCAGTGGTGCTAGTAACTCTTTGACTTTGCTTAATCCTTTGCGAGCGACCGTACTTGATAATGGCTTTATATCAGTTAATGGCACGCCGACTGATTGTGTGCATTTAGGGGTTAATCAGCTCATGGACGATTTACCTGATTTGGTCGTGGCAGGTATAAACAATGGTGCGAACCTGGGAGACGACACGCTTTATTCAGGAACTGTTGCTGCAGCAAGTGAAGGGCGTCATTTGGGCTTGCCAGCAATTGCCGTTTCGTTAAGTTCTAAACAAGAGAACCACTACGAAACAGCGGCACAGGTAACTTTAGACATCATAAAACAATTGCGAAGCCACCCGCTGCCAAAAGATCAAATTATTAATATTAATGTACCCAATGTGCCACTTACTGAACTTAAGGGCATTAAAGTGTGTCGTTTAGGGGCTAGGCACAAAGCCGAAACAATGACTAAGCAACAAGACCCATGGGGCCGAGATATATTTTGGTACGGCAACTTGGGAAGTGAGAGCGATGCAGGCGAAGGTACTGACTTTCATGCTATAAATCATGGCTATGCTGCGATCACACCGCTTAAAGTGGATATGACCGCCCATGAAAGTTTAACGGCAATGTCAGACTGGTTAGCCGAGGCTGATTAA
- the truD gene encoding tRNA pseudouridine(13) synthase TruD, whose amino-acid sequence MNTLNYLYGQPQSKADFKSSAEDFMVDELLDIPLTGEGEHVCLQIIKKGENTTYVAKQIAKLANVAPRDVSYAGLKDRHGVCSQWFSVPVAIKKEIDFSALNSDSIFVVKQVRHNRKLRTGCHSGNHFKLTLRNVDMPLDILSRINAVRQGVPNYFGEQRFGHDGHNLEMAERLFSGEQIRDKKLRGIVISAARSHIFNQLVSLRVEHHGLAKTWHREVFLLNGSNAFFEDDISDEIIARLTSGDILLSAPMVGKGEKGLVAQEREWLQPYSAWQQGLGQLGLKIERRALRLVPNNLQVETIDSSTIKLSFSLPKGTFATAVLRELVQHRDASKDNLTREVVDEDLA is encoded by the coding sequence ATGAATACGCTCAATTATTTATACGGCCAGCCTCAGTCAAAAGCTGACTTTAAGTCCAGTGCTGAAGACTTTATGGTGGATGAGCTTTTAGATATTCCACTGACTGGAGAAGGCGAGCATGTTTGTCTTCAGATCATTAAAAAGGGTGAAAATACCACCTATGTAGCAAAACAAATCGCCAAGCTTGCCAATGTTGCCCCAAGGGATGTCAGTTACGCGGGTTTAAAAGACCGTCATGGCGTATGTAGTCAGTGGTTTAGCGTACCTGTTGCTATTAAAAAAGAGATCGATTTTAGCGCACTAAACAGCGACAGTATTTTTGTTGTTAAACAAGTTCGACATAACCGAAAATTACGCACAGGTTGTCACAGTGGTAACCATTTTAAGCTCACCTTGCGTAATGTTGATATGCCGCTTGATATTCTTTCTCGGATTAACGCAGTGCGCCAGGGGGTTCCCAACTATTTTGGTGAGCAACGGTTTGGCCATGATGGGCACAACTTGGAAATGGCTGAGCGTTTATTTTCAGGTGAGCAGATCAGAGACAAAAAGCTGCGTGGCATTGTAATTTCAGCGGCGCGCTCTCACATTTTTAATCAGTTGGTGAGTTTACGTGTTGAGCACCACGGTTTAGCTAAAACATGGCATCGAGAAGTGTTTTTGTTAAATGGCAGCAATGCCTTTTTTGAAGATGATATCAGTGATGAGATCATCGCACGCTTAACCAGTGGTGATATTTTATTATCTGCCCCCATGGTTGGTAAGGGTGAGAAAGGGTTAGTTGCACAAGAAAGAGAATGGTTACAACCATATAGTGCTTGGCAACAAGGGCTTGGGCAGTTAGGCTTAAAGATTGAAAGGCGGGCGTTACGCTTAGTGCCAAACAACCTACAAGTGGAAACAATAGACAGTAGTACGATTAAACTGTCATTCAGTTTGCCCAAAGGTACATTTGCCACAGCCGTGCTTAGAGAGCTGGTACAGCATCGAGATGCCAGTAAAGACAATTTAACTCGTGAGGTAGTTGATGAGGATCTTGCTTAG
- the ispF gene encoding 2-C-methyl-D-erythritol 2,4-cyclodiphosphate synthase → MIRIGHGFDVHKFGGEGPLTICAEKIPYAQGFIAHSDGDVAIHALCDAVLGALALGDIGKHFPDTSAEFAGIDSRILLRRVISQMQSMGYKLGNCDVTIVAQAPKMRPHIDAMRANLATDCQADISQVNVKATTTEKLGFEGRKEGISAHAVVVLIKS, encoded by the coding sequence ATGATTAGAATTGGTCATGGCTTTGATGTACACAAATTTGGTGGCGAGGGCCCACTAACTATTTGCGCAGAGAAAATACCTTATGCACAGGGCTTTATAGCGCATTCAGATGGAGATGTGGCAATTCATGCTTTGTGTGACGCTGTACTCGGTGCGTTAGCGTTAGGAGATATCGGAAAACACTTTCCCGATACATCGGCAGAATTTGCGGGGATCGATAGCCGTATTCTGTTGCGTCGGGTTATTTCACAAATGCAATCAATGGGCTATAAGTTAGGTAATTGTGATGTGACCATCGTTGCGCAGGCCCCTAAAATGCGCCCCCATATTGATGCGATGAGAGCAAATCTAGCCACAGATTGCCAAGCAGATATTTCACAAGTGAATGTAAAGGCGACCACAACAGAAAAGCTAGGCTTTGAGGGCCGAAAAGAAGGCATATCAGCCCATGCTGTTGTGGTGTTGATCAAGTCATGA
- the ispD gene encoding 2-C-methyl-D-erythritol 4-phosphate cytidylyltransferase, protein MSQTIKIAAVVPAAGVGSRMQVGHPKQYLKIADKTILEHTLNKLGQLPELDSIVVAVSETDEYFKTLPLQDRRIIAVNGGKERADSVLNALNALTSHQPDWVLVHDAARPLVTLQDMRTLITQCMADGEGGLLAARVKDTIKRGETHSLETVPREQLWQALTPQFFPYQALKDALQRALENSVSITDEASAMEWAQHPVKLICGRSDNIKITTPEDYDLACFLISKQESE, encoded by the coding sequence ATGAGCCAAACAATTAAAATAGCGGCGGTGGTGCCTGCTGCGGGTGTTGGAAGCCGAATGCAAGTTGGACACCCCAAGCAATACCTAAAAATCGCAGATAAAACGATTCTTGAGCACACTTTAAATAAACTGGGGCAACTGCCGGAGCTAGATAGCATAGTTGTTGCTGTCAGCGAAACGGATGAGTACTTCAAAACATTACCTTTGCAAGATCGACGTATTATCGCTGTTAACGGGGGCAAAGAGCGAGCCGACTCGGTGCTGAACGCCCTAAATGCCTTAACCTCACATCAGCCTGATTGGGTTTTGGTGCATGATGCTGCTCGCCCATTAGTGACCCTACAAGATATGCGAACATTGATCACACAATGTATGGCTGATGGGGAAGGGGGCCTTCTTGCCGCTCGAGTAAAAGACACCATCAAAAGAGGTGAAACTCATAGTTTAGAGACTGTACCTCGTGAGCAACTATGGCAGGCTTTAACGCCGCAGTTTTTCCCTTACCAAGCGCTAAAAGACGCGCTGCAACGGGCGCTGGAAAATTCGGTTTCAATTACCGATGAAGCCTCTGCAATGGAGTGGGCACAACACCCAGTTAAACTTATCTGTGGACGCAGTGATAATATTAAAATAACCACGCCAGAGGACTATGATTTGGCGTGTTTTTTAATTTCTAAGCAAGAGAGTGAATAA
- the ftsB gene encoding cell division protein FtsB codes for MRIFQLVLLCLAVFLQYRLWFANNGIQDYTRIKSTVESHQQLNTKLSKRNKLLKADIEDLKLGLEGVEERARHELGMIKENETFIRVLPRKHHEPNN; via the coding sequence GTGCGCATATTTCAATTAGTATTACTCTGCTTGGCTGTTTTTTTACAGTACCGTTTGTGGTTTGCGAATAACGGCATTCAAGACTATACGAGAATAAAAAGCACCGTTGAATCTCATCAGCAACTTAATACCAAACTCTCTAAACGCAATAAGCTTTTAAAAGCCGATATTGAAGATCTTAAACTGGGTTTAGAAGGTGTGGAAGAACGCGCACGCCATGAGCTTGGTATGATCAAAGAAAACGAAACATTTATACGAGTACTCCCTAGAAAACATCATGAGCCAAACAATTAA
- a CDS encoding DUF2947 family protein, translated as MNYISIDKFKKAWVFKHQDLPIDNSDLEAIKLMTPERSAVLWSTMVSREKDHPDFFTKSEWPGDDATWLEQLNWEKPWENSEPCLPEPLCNFLNWEDNTTVYFCLSRDQVIETQFDVFKRCWQNFMFLADGSLLLGKKRQGVVQFLESGQAKLGKRPKG; from the coding sequence ATGAATTATATTTCTATAGATAAATTTAAGAAAGCTTGGGTATTTAAACACCAAGATCTACCGATTGATAACAGTGACTTAGAGGCAATAAAGTTGATGACCCCTGAGCGCTCTGCGGTACTTTGGAGTACCATGGTCTCAAGGGAGAAGGACCATCCTGATTTTTTTACCAAGTCAGAATGGCCCGGCGATGACGCTACATGGCTTGAGCAATTGAATTGGGAAAAGCCTTGGGAAAACTCAGAGCCTTGCTTGCCTGAACCACTGTGTAATTTTTTAAACTGGGAAGACAATACCACTGTTTATTTTTGCTTGAGCCGAGATCAAGTCATTGAAACGCAGTTTGACGTGTTTAAGCGCTGTTGGCAAAACTTTATGTTTTTAGCCGATGGTAGCCTTTTACTTGGTAAAAAGCGCCAAGGGGTTGTGCAGTTTTTAGAAAGTGGACAAGCCAAACTTGGGAAGCGCCCGAAAGGCTAG
- a CDS encoding DUF1653 domain-containing protein, with protein sequence MKQTLKAGIYQHYKGPKYRVHHVAKHSETGENMVVYQTLYGDFDFWVRPLDMFNEHVQFNGELVPRFKFISTD encoded by the coding sequence ATGAAGCAAACACTAAAAGCGGGGATTTATCAGCATTACAAAGGGCCTAAATACCGTGTACACCATGTTGCCAAACACAGTGAAACCGGTGAAAACATGGTGGTATATCAAACACTTTATGGCGATTTTGATTTTTGGGTAAGGCCTTTAGATATGTTTAACGAGCATGTGCAATTTAATGGCGAGCTTGTGCCACGCTTTAAGTTTATTAGTACCGATTAA
- a CDS encoding AAA family ATPase, with amino-acid sequence MSFEGTSNYIASSALKQAVNAAVVLEKPLLIKGEPGTGKTLLAQELANSLNTELIQWHIKSTTKAQQGLYEYDAVSRLRDSQLGDEKVHNISNYIVKGKLWQAFEGQQRPVLLIDEIDKADIEFPNDLLLELDKMEFHVYETGERISAKVRPIVIITSNNEKELPDAFLRRCFFHYIDFPSPEQMQQIIDVHYPGIKQDLVQKALEAFFKLRDIPGLKKKPSTSELLDWLKLLMAEDVDAQTLHDHTHKGGLMPLFGALLKNEQDVSLIEKLAFMSKR; translated from the coding sequence ATGAGCTTCGAAGGTACCAGTAATTACATCGCCAGTAGTGCACTAAAACAAGCCGTTAATGCAGCTGTAGTATTAGAAAAGCCCCTTTTGATAAAAGGCGAGCCTGGCACTGGCAAAACTCTGTTGGCACAAGAATTAGCTAACAGCCTCAATACAGAGCTGATCCAGTGGCATATCAAATCAACCACTAAAGCTCAGCAAGGGCTATACGAATATGATGCGGTGTCGCGTTTACGTGACAGCCAATTAGGCGATGAAAAAGTACATAATATCAGCAACTACATTGTTAAAGGCAAGCTCTGGCAAGCTTTTGAAGGGCAGCAGCGCCCGGTATTGCTCATTGATGAAATTGACAAAGCAGACATTGAATTTCCTAACGACCTACTGCTTGAACTTGATAAAATGGAGTTTCATGTTTATGAAACTGGTGAGCGTATTAGCGCTAAAGTTCGCCCGATTGTTATTATTACGTCCAATAACGAAAAAGAGCTACCCGATGCATTTTTGCGTCGCTGTTTTTTTCACTACATTGACTTTCCTTCGCCAGAGCAAATGCAACAAATTATTGATGTGCATTACCCCGGCATTAAACAAGATTTAGTACAAAAAGCGCTTGAAGCATTTTTTAAATTAAGAGACATACCCGGATTAAAGAAAAAGCCAAGCACCAGCGAGCTATTGGATTGGCTAAAACTCTTAATGGCTGAAGATGTAGACGCCCAAACCCTGCACGATCACACCCATAAAGGCGGTTTAATGCCTCTTTTTGGCGCGCTACTCAAAAATGAGCAAGACGTCAGCCTTATTGAAAAATTGGCCTTTATGAGTAAGCGATAA